The following nucleotide sequence is from Anopheles stephensi strain Indian chromosome 3, UCI_ANSTEP_V1.0, whole genome shotgun sequence.
CTTGCTCCGCCATGTTATTCTTATATTTTCTCCTCTGTCCACAAATGCCTCACCTTTTTCTAACTGAAACTATATGTTTGTGGCGctcaaaaaaaatcaaagctaaaatacacacaaacacatcgtaAACACAAGTACAAAATCAGATTTTACAATCTCTGCTATATCCTTTCAAACAGCGACGAAATGAAAGTGTTCCCCCATCACATTGTGTGCTTGAATGTGTTGTTATCTACTGTCgttttctgtttcatttcatttttacttTGTGTAACGAAACAGTTCTAGAAGTAATTGAACGTGTCGATGTCGTCTGGAATAGAACCACTTTTAACCTTTCtatggcaaacaaaaaacaacaactatcAAATCCAGTCCCTATCCTTCCCACCCAGTATGTGAACTCTCCCTCTTTGTGCGTCTATTTCGATGTCTGTTTTGTTGTCGTttgataattaaaaaaatgggaTCAAATtagcaaccacacacacacacctacacccACATATACACGAAAACAACATATTCGGTACATTCTACTGCTGATTGAATGGACATGGATAAAGAAGCTGTAAAGTAATAccataaagatttttttataagtttATGAAGGAGAAGTTAGAATCTCcataggaaaatatttttttcttcgtttattCTAAATATGTCATCCTTTTTTGAAGTAAGACCAAGTTTCTGTACAATCTGATTCAATTCGAAAATTTCACCTCAACGGACTGGAAGGGGTCCAAAGAAGTGGATTTGAATGGTGAAAAAATCCTTAACATGGCAGTACTTTTTTATACAAATTTCCTCATTCATGACAAATCCGTCTATGTGACAAACACACATTATAAGCCGCTAGCGGCGCTAGTTAAAATACAGGACTTTCAACTGTAATGTCAACTGTAATGTCCTTACTTTAACTGTAGGAAACTGGAAAAAATCAACCAATATTTAGAGATACTCAAAGTGAAATTAACAAATtgataaataacaaaaaacaattgtCATCTTTAGTTTGAACGAAACGACTTAAAGGAATACTTATGAAATGTCTAATTTATTTTGCCTCTTATATCAGCAACACGGTATCACTTTTACAAGCCGGAAGAATCCTCACACATCACCAACACACCGGCAAtagaccgaaccgaaccaaatACTCTACGCCACAACACTTATCTATTCccgtctttgtgtgtgtgtatgttttttttaatgactCGCGGAAACAACTACAATTTCCAATGCCCGAAAGCATCAATATTTcagcaatttttaaaacaaaaaatgagtCACCGTAAATACAGGGGAACAGCGAAAACTATGAGCGTAAGTGCAAAGGTGTACGTTGGCTTATGCTCATCTAATTAAAAGCAGCAAAGCCAACAAAAACCTGAAAATTGCTTTGCACCAACTTTACTTCGACTTTACTTTCTTTAACTAAGCTCAAGTGCGCCGcgatttttccacctttttccCAATTCCACTTATACGCTTAAACGTTTCTTTCTTCTACTATCACCACCAAGTACGCCATCATCTTTGCGCTAGAGAGCAATTCTCTCCTCCTTTTTTCCATGTTGCATTACGCGCTGCAATTACTTCAGCTGGATAAGCTTTCAAATACAGGAACATTCCTTCTGCCCTCTGATACTGACGATGCGGTACGGTTGGCGTGCAATATTCGCCAAGCTGAACGTGAAAGCCATTAGCGTGGTggaggttttgtttgtgttcttttcttccttttttatttcgaaAACGGCATTCTAATTCTACTTCTAGCAGAAGCTTTCTGACGTCCTGACCCGACCCTGGACCGTGAGATGAATATGCGGAACGGACACAGCGTTCACCACACCGAAGGCATCGTGATACGAATGATTGTAATAAAGATTGTTAATTAAAATGGATCCAAGCTTGTGCTTTCTCTTTTTGTACAAAAAcaatccgaaaaaaaaaattaaatctcAGGATAAGAGGCATTTACTTGGTTGAACTATCCATTTGCCCAAGGATTCATAATCATGGCGACGGATATGGAAAGAGTTCCAACAGCTCAAAAACAAGCAGAAAGCTTCATACACAATTTTAGGTTTAGGAAATGTGGGATGAGCACAACAAAACTGCTTACGATTTTCTCCGGAAGTGTTCGCTGCCCTTCAATCAATGGTCATGTTGGCAGGGTTGGTGGTATTCAACTGCGACACATCCAGACTGGCATCCGAAACGTTCATATGATACGAAGAGCCCATCACATCTAGATCGTCCTCGTCTTCGTACATTTTCTTCATGCGCTGTTTGtagctgtaaaaaaaaaacatttatcaTAAATAAAGGACCTTCTGCAAATCCGGACGAACTCCACTCACATCTGACTGTCGGGATTATTCTCCTGATTGCGACACTTTTCCAGCTTTTTCTCCAGAAACCGCACACGATCCTTGGGCGGCAGTTCGATCGTGCGCACCATCGAGCGAACCCTTCGGACGGCTTCGATGAGCACGGGTAGCTTATCTTTCGCCGATCCGAACAACGATTCCGTAACGTAACTATCTAAATTTTCCTGCTCTTTACTAGCGGCATGCAGGACGGCGGCGAGTGCAATCTGTGACGGTGCGTACATCAGTGGCGCATCGGTAAGGAACGTTTTGTCGATAAAATCTTCAATTCCCGGTCGCAACCGATCCGGATTGCTCATATTGCATCGTGTCTGAGAAAGGGGCAATAAAATTAGCAGCTGGAGCTTCCCTATTCGCCCGAAACAACTTACCTTTATGTCAATCAGAAACCCTTCGATTGGCCTCATCGGATTGTGTATCGTTAGGTAGTAGTTTAGCTCCTGCATTAGCAGCAGCTCGTTCGACAGAATGATATCCATTGCTTTGCCTCGATCCCCCTTAATGTTGGCCACAAACTGTGCAATTGACACGTTAAACTCTTCCACCTTACAAGCCAAGTAAACGCACGTCGCCCTACAGCCAGGAGAACACAATCAGAAAGAAATAAGTTACTTGCATATTTTTATCTACCCATCCTCCCAAACCAGACTGCAACTTACAAAATTTCCTTCGGATGGTAGTCCATAGACGAGTTGTTAAGGTAAAAGCGCTTAAAGTAGTGAAACGCCGTCCCCACGACGTACTTCGGCATCGGAGGCTCGAATCGTTTGCAGAACTCCTTCAACTGTAGCTCATACTGCTTCAGCAATAATCGCTCCTCGTCAGCCGAAAGAAAGTGGGCCTGTTTTTGTTCCTCCTGCAAAACAAATGGTTCCGATAGTAAGCGGCTTGGTTGCCCGCGAAAACACGAATCACACACTCACCGTCATGCCGGCACCATGCTTGGTAATAAACCGAACATTTTGTTTCACACGCAGTTCGGCTAGCTCCTGTTCCGTTTTGAACGTCCAATACTTTTTCTGTGAGCTAAGGGAATACATTTTACCACTTGCTAAGCCTTTTCCTCCCGGATAAGTTTTATTGCTGCTCGCGGAGCAAAACACCGTTTTTTGTGAGCAAGCGAATCTGACATGTTTTGTTTACCTCGCGCTGTCAACGTGCGTTTGAACCGGGCTTGCTTGATAACATAAGCCGTTTGTTTACTTTCTTGCAGATTGCGAACATTTTAAGCACTTTCTACACGTCTTGCAAGCTAAGCACATTATTTGCTCAAATTCCACGCCCATGATGAGAGCGCTTTACTAAAATGCAGTGGTTAAATAAACCGCTCAATTGATTTTTCACGAGCTGCAAGCTCTTAAATCAGGAATACTTTCGGCGAAAGTTCTTGTACCGTGTAGTACCAGCTTATGGAAAAGGGTAAACAAAGACCCATCAACGCGTCACACCTTTCCAACCACCTTGGGAAACCATATGCAAAATGTCAAATGTGTCAAAGTgtcaacaaagaagaaaaatagtttATCAAAATCAGTAGGGAAAACTCGACAAAAAAGACCAAAAAACAGACGGAAACGCTGGCCTCATCGTTCGAGCTTTGCCATCTGCTCGGTTCCATCGGGTGTTTCTGTTGATTGTGGCAACAATACAACCACGTGCCTGTGACCGTAtggtagtgctgctgctgttgcaatG
It contains:
- the LOC118512601 gene encoding cyclin-H is translated as MYSLSSQKKYWTFKTEQELAELRVKQNVRFITKHGAGMTEEQKQAHFLSADEERLLLKQYELQLKEFCKRFEPPMPKYVVGTAFHYFKRFYLNNSSMDYHPKEILATCVYLACKVEEFNVSIAQFVANIKGDRGKAMDIILSNELLLMQELNYYLTIHNPMRPIEGFLIDIKTRCNMSNPDRLRPGIEDFIDKTFLTDAPLMYAPSQIALAAVLHAASKEQENLDSYVTESLFGSAKDKLPVLIEAVRRVRSMVRTIELPPKDRVRFLEKKLEKCRNQENNPDSQIYKQRMKKMYEDEDDLDVMGSSYHMNVSDASLDVSQLNTTNPANMTID